In the Burkholderia multivorans ATCC BAA-247 genome, ATTCCGACGAGGACGATCGATGAAGACGTATTTCCATCCCGAGCAATTGCTGCACCATCCGCGCACGTATCTGTCGCGCGGGCAGATGCGGGCGCCGCAGGAAGTGCCGGAGCGCGCGGCGCGCCTGGTCGCCGCTGTGCGTGCACTCGACTTCGACGTGCGCGAGCCGGCCGACCGCGGCACGGCGCCGATCGCGGCCGTGCACGACATGAACTACCTGCGCTTTCTCGAGGACGCGCACCGCGACTGGAAGAAGATGCCCGACGACTGGGGCGACGAAGTGATGTCGAACATCTTCGTGCGCGATCCGAATCCGCTGCGCGGCGTGCTCGCGAAAGCCGCGCGCTATCTCGCGGACGGCAGCTGCCCGATCGGTGCGAACACGTGGCGTGCCGCCTACTGGTCCGCGCAGAGCGCGCTCGCGGCTGCGGCCGACGTGAACGACGGCGCGCGCGACGCGTATGCGCTGTGCCGGCCGCCCGGCCATCACGCGCGCCGCGATGCGGCGGGCGGCTTCTGCTATCTGAACAACGCGGCGATCGCCGCGCAGGCGCTGCTCGGCCGCCATCGGCGCGTCGCGATCCTCGACACCGACATGCATCACGGGCAGGGCGTGCAGGAAATCTTCTACGGTCGCGACGACGTGCTGTACGTGTCGATTCACGGCGATCCGACCGACTTCTATCCGGTCGTCGCCGGCTACGAAGACGAAACGGGCGCCGGCGCCGGCGCGGGCTACAACCTGAACCTGCCGATGCCGCACGGTTCGCCGGAGGCGGTGTTCTTCGAGCGCCTCGACGACGCGTTGCGCGCGCTCGCGCGCTTCGAGCCCGACGCGCTCGTGCTCGCGCTCGGCTTCGACATCTACAAGGACGATCCGCAGTCGCAGGTCGCGGTGACGACCGACGGCTTCGGCCGGCTCGGCAGCGCGATCGGCGCGCTCGGTCTGCCGACCGTGATCGTGCAGGAAGGCGGCTATCACCTCGACAGCCTCGACGCGAACGCGCGCGCGTTCTTCGGCGGCTTCGGCGCGGCGCGCTGAGCGTGCCGGCGGCCGGTGCGCGAAGCAGGCGCCGGGCCGATGACGACGCGACATGGGCCGGATGACCGGCCCGTGTGCGCTGGTGCGCCTGATTGAATTCGGCACTGCGCGCGCCGCGACGCCGATGCGTACGGCTCGGCCGCGACGCTCGACGGTGCCGGCGTCAAGACCCCGCGGCGGCCGGCGCGCGGCGGCGCTGCATCCGCTGCAGCACGACGAGCGCGAGACCGGCCGCGGCAATCAGCCCGCCGACGAGCGGCACCGCCGCATAGCCAAACCCGGCCGAAATCGCGGCGCCGCCGGCGGCAGCGCCGAGCGCATTGCCGAGATTGAACGCGCCGATGTTGACGGCCGATGCGAGGCCGGGCGCCTCGGCGGCGGCGCGCATCACGCGCATCTGCAGCGGCGGCACGACCGCGAACGTCGCGATGCCCCACACGAGCAGCGTCGCGGCGGCGCCTGCATGCGTCGCGGCGAGCAGCGGGAACGCGGCCATCGACACGATCAACAGCAGCAGGAAACCGATCAGGCTGCCGTCGAGCGAGCGGTCCGCGAGGCGGCCGCCCGCGACGTTGCCGATCGAGAAGCCGACGCCGATCAG is a window encoding:
- a CDS encoding histone deacetylase family protein, with translation MKTYFHPEQLLHHPRTYLSRGQMRAPQEVPERAARLVAAVRALDFDVREPADRGTAPIAAVHDMNYLRFLEDAHRDWKKMPDDWGDEVMSNIFVRDPNPLRGVLAKAARYLADGSCPIGANTWRAAYWSAQSALAAAADVNDGARDAYALCRPPGHHARRDAAGGFCYLNNAAIAAQALLGRHRRVAILDTDMHHGQGVQEIFYGRDDVLYVSIHGDPTDFYPVVAGYEDETGAGAGAGYNLNLPMPHGSPEAVFFERLDDALRALARFEPDALVLALGFDIYKDDPQSQVAVTTDGFGRLGSAIGALGLPTVIVQEGGYHLDSLDANARAFFGGFGAAR